GGTGAATTCCCGAAGAATTTACTAAAACGCAGAGCCGTATCTGCGGTTATACGTCTTTTTGCCTGTATAATTCCGGAAATCCTTGTTCGTGGGATGCTTGTCTCCTTTGCAAGCCTGTATGCCGATATTTTAAGCGGTTTAAGAAATTCTTCTTCTAAAATCTCCCCCGGATGTATATTTGGAAGTCTATTCATGTTACCTCCTGAATATTTTTAGGAATGATAATCGGCTATCTCCACGTTGTAGCAGTTGCCTTTTGTCCATTCAAAACAGATTCTCCACTGTTCGTTAACCCTTATGCTGTATTGGTCCTTTCTGTTGCCTTTTAAAGCTTCCAGCCTGTTTGCAGGCGGTATCTTTAAATCGTTTAGATCAGTTGCATTGTTTAAGATCCTCAGCTTTCTCCTTGCCACTTTCTGAATATCAATCGGCAACGCTCTGACAATCTCTCCATTCCAGATTCTCTCAACATCCTTTGATTTAAAGGATTTTATCATTGTTTAATAGTAACGCCTTGCGTAACCATTGTCAAGTTCTATGTAATGTATTGAAGTAAAATTCACGAAAGCTACGCAGGAATGACAGAAAATAGCAACCAGGGTAATTTTGCAAAGGTCTCAAATGGCAATCAACAATAATCTTTGATAGGACTTTAATTTGTAAATTAGTTATAATTACAGGATAATGGCACTGTCAAAAGTTACATGATAAATTGGTATGAGATTAAGTAAGAACAGGCCTTTAAAAGACAAAATAAGGGGGAGGTAGAAAATAGAATCGTAGGCGTACTGAACGTACGTCGGAGGATCGCAAGGCGAAACAGAGCGCCACAGATTGATATTCCGATCATGCCGCTGACCGACCAAGAAAAAATAGCTAAAAATGCTCAAGAAACAGAATAATATGAAGAAAACATTTGATAATACCTTAAAAAAACATAGGAGGCTGGATATGACCGAAGAGAAGAACGAAGAAGTTATTGAAGTATTAATAGAGATTCCAAAAGGAAGTCGGAATAAATATGA
This is a stretch of genomic DNA from Pseudomonadota bacterium. It encodes these proteins:
- a CDS encoding HigA family addiction module antitoxin, with product MNRLPNIHPGEILEEEFLKPLKISAYRLAKETSIPRTRISGIIQAKRRITADTALRFSKFFGNSPQFWLGIQNDYDLEEEKRLIETELSHIHTFKAVNQ
- a CDS encoding type II toxin-antitoxin system RelE/ParE family toxin, which translates into the protein MIKSFKSKDVERIWNGEIVRALPIDIQKVARRKLRILNNATDLNDLKIPPANRLEALKGNRKDQYSIRVNEQWRICFEWTKGNCYNVEIADYHS